The Papaver somniferum cultivar HN1 chromosome 3, ASM357369v1, whole genome shotgun sequence genome includes a region encoding these proteins:
- the LOC113356191 gene encoding uncharacterized protein LOC113356191 isoform X2, translating into MEEPTNEDAAVVIMEVKDNSTPHSQRKNPPRRKLVQSTLFSHKPQVNETNVPLSQETHEYLEEIGDCSSPNGKRKRKGKGGGSAKKTTPKKKAPDSGKEAAAAGTAEDGSSPLAAGKKSNRQAKEKLQGDASPCKVITPGSSKGKCRRQLMTKCPSDAAEGQTEHAEVPVIDLRLEAKLAAEENAKLFAGKQTHPFFSARKLDKRSQETVLATEPESKSCLVLPDDLHPPIHVFEKLQAQEDVLLNWTNWSFCDEALICSNNAPETASSSVFEGSVKPLSFNDFLTIPNFIETSPPKNDMSLNRCCHQAQMNSMYPAQERNEVDLSVECTDSVNNSFVEHHDGFSQERMPSYNICSGSQPDSSLWATKYQPRKASEVCGNGDSVKFLNEWLQYWRQKRPQANKNSALNDKVITLDSDCSSDENYSDAESVDEEGLKNVLLVTGPVGSGKSAAIYACAKEQGFEVIEVSASDWRNGAHVKQKFGEAMESHRFSKWSSEDSAGSQIKNILSVSSVQNGNSSDTLNTDIVEVISETCLEEPEIVEVERENLNICNRVTNKSLILFEDVDTIFDEDRGFISTIQQLAEKAKRPMILTCNSQDPVLPYQLDRLEVRFEVPSSEELLTCLQKICTAENADIPTLLLERFLGCCEGDIRKTIMLLQFWCQGIRNKKERELQLSYPLQLDLDAWHWVLPKVIPWGFPCQLSELVEKEIAKLFTTSRQSTSLLEIVEEEELSLEKMQDACEIGYDNETDSIVAKKQAMLSMNGSLHEGNGFSTQFNGVAEFSNSSGSPVAFTRRNAKKSQSTVFSSLSGDECTENIPATSHIMPNYPDDEMPGGDFCKYLADLTPVQTSVDVYTSQQHYFNGELSELNLLRYSETESQQMCDIFKSVDVSCVPESSYVAETEFNGVGCNSNTVCYGEASASFGAVSLNGANSFPCFSMDANNPDADKISDTIVRTANDRDAETAHEDEKTGDTHIEHWESPIRGYQGMDECSRADFNKTSTLFEEDSCPEEINPVEEAWKKLRCCREDLKSHVTSEMKEASQFQALVSGMADLISEADLMLDCCQPLLSDFIEMPMVSNVEPDTAYWSDKQLEMTSTAVQHGLGYFAKESGKCGPNFGLKKTVDLAWKMFACTTNTTELGKVLTQDLTASQISCVGRGSENGPPRTVISSKSGVQEHLNNTIQGLVPSRLLLALRGSAFSDYVSSLCQISKFEASRLSNNIDKPTNRRRGRGARHYLSAGQLMLSPEDVSLLAQQNCYGNVSGE; encoded by the exons ATGGAGGAGCCGACCAACGAAGATGCAGCTGTCGTAATTATGGAGGTGAAAGACAATTCCACCCCACATTCTCAGAGAAAAAACCCCCCTCGTCGTAAACTTGTTCAGTCGACACTTTTTTCTCATAAACCTCAAGTTAATGAAACCAATGTCCCGTTAAGTCAAGAAACTCATGAATATCTAGAGGAAATAGGTGATTGTAGTAGTCCAAATGGTAAGAGGAAGAGAAAGGGGAAAGGAGGAGGAAGTGCCAAAAAAACTACTCCGAAGAAGAAA GCTCCTGATTCTGGAAAGGAGGCTGCAGCTGCTGGCACAGCAGAAGACGGGAGCTCTCCACTAGCTGCTG GTAAAAAGAGCAATAGGCAGGCAAAGGAGAAGTTGCAGGGGGATGCTTCCCCTTGTAAGGTCATAACACCTGGTAGCTCCAAGGGAAAATGCCGTCGACAGCTAATGACTAAATGCCCATCGGATGCTGCAGAGGGTCAAACTGAGCACGCTGAAGTACCAGTTATTGATCTAAGGTTGGAGGCAAAATTAGCTGCTGAG GAAAATGCAAAGCTTTTTGCCGGAAAACAAACTCATCCATTTTTTTCCGCACGGAAACTTGATAAAAGGTCTCAAGAGACTGTGTTGGCAACTGAACCGGAGAGTAAGTCGTGTTTGGTTCTGCCAGATGATCTTCATCCTCCAATTCATGTATTTGAGAAGCTACAG GCGCAGGAGGATGTCTTACTAAATTGGACGAATTGGTCATTTTGTGATGAAGCCTTGATATGTTCCAATAATGCTCCAGAAACCGCAAGTTCTTCAGTCTTTGAAGGCTCTGTGAAGCCCTTATCATTTAATGACTTTCTTACGATTCCAAATTTCATTGAGACCTCACCACCTAAGAATGATATGTCTTTGAATCGATGCTGTCATCAAGCACAAATGAATTCCATGTATCCG GCTCAAGAGAGGAATGAAGTTGATTTGTCTGTGGAGTGTACAGATTCCGTAAATAACTCATTTGTTGAGCATCACGATGGGTTTTCTCAGGAAAG AATGCCATCATATAATATCTGTTCTGGTAGTCAGCCTGATAGTAGCTTATGGGCAACCAAATACCAACCACGAAAGGCTTCTGAG GTGTGTGGTAATGGTGACTCTGTGAAGTTTCTTAATGAGTGGCTGCAGTATTGGCGTCAAAAACGCCCTCAAGCCAACAAGAACTCTGCTCTTAATGATAAAGTTATTACTCTAGATAGCGATTGCAGCTCAGACGAGAACTATTCCGACGCAGAAAGTGTTGATGAAGAAGGACTTAAGAATGTTCTTTTAGTTACTGGACCAGTTGGG AGTGGGAAATCTGCTGCTATCTATGCGTGTGCCAAAGAGCAAGGGTTTGAAGTTATTGAG GTCAGCGCATCTGATTGGCGGAATGGAGCTCATGTGAAACAAAAATTTGGAGAAGCAATGGAGTCGCATCGTTTCTCAAAATG GTCGTCAGAGGATTCTGCAGGCTCACAGATAAAGAATATCTTATCTGTTTCCTCTGTTCAGAATGGCAACTCCTCAGATACTCTGAACACCGATATTGTTGAGGTGATTTCAGAAACATGCCTGGAAGAGCCAGAGATTGTAGAAGTAGAAAGGGAAAACTTAAATATCTGTAATCGGGTTACAAATAAGAGTCTGATTCTCTTTGAGGACGTGGATACTATTTTCGATGAAGATCGAGGTTTTATCTCTACAATACAACAACTTGCAGAAAAAGCAAAGCGTCCTATGATACTCACATGCAATA GTCAGGATCCTGTCCTGCCTTATCAGTTGGATAGACTAGAAGTGCGTTTTGAAGTTCCATCAAGCGAGGAACTTCTAACATGTTTACAGAAG ATCTGTACGGCAGAAAATGCAGACATTCCAACGTTGTTACTCGAGCGATTTCTTGGGTGCTGTGAAGGTGACATTCGGAAAACCATTATGCTGCTTCAGTTCTGGTGCCAGggtataagaaataaaaaag AAAGGGAACTCCAGCTGTCTTATCCGCTACAACTTGACCTTGATGCATGGCATTGGGTACTGCCGAAGGTAATACCTTGGGGCTTTCCTTGTCAACTATCAGAATTAGTGGAAAAGGAAATAGCCAAGTTGTTCACTACGTCGAGACAGAGTACCTCATTGCTGGAGATAGTAGAGGAAGAAGAGCTTAGCCTTGAGAAAATGCAGGATGCCTGTGAGATAGGTTATGACAATGAAACAGATAGTATTGTGGCTAAAAAACAAGCTATGTTAAGTATGAACGGATCTTTGCACGAAGGCAATGGTTTTTCCACTCAATTTAATGGTGTTGCTGAGTTTTCCAATTCCTCAGGATCCCCAGTTGCATTTACTCGGCGTAACGCAAAGAAAAGCCAAAGTACagtattttcttccctttctggTGATGAATGCACTGAAAATATTCCAGCAACTTCACATATAATGCCGAATTATCCTGATGATGAAATGCCAGGGGGTGATTTTTGTAAATACCTAGCTGATCTAACACCTGTCCAAACTTCCGTAGACGTATATACAAGCCAGCAACACTACTTCAACGGAGAACTATCAGAACTAAATTTGCTTAGATATTCTGAAACAGAAAGTCAACAGATGTGTGACATATTTAAATCAGTAGATGTATCGTGTGTGCCTGAATCTTCTTATGTTGCAGAGACTGAATTTAACGGAGTAGGGTGTAATTCCAATACAGTATGCTATGGCGAGGCTTCTGCTTCTTTCGGAGCAGTTTCTCTGAATGGTGCAAATTCATTTCCATGTTTTTCCATGGATGCTAACAACCCAGATGCAGATAAAATTTCTGATACCATAGTAAGAACTGCCAATGATAGAGACGCAGAAACAGCTCATGAAGATGAGAAAACAGGAGATACACATATTGAACACTGGGAGAGTCCAATCAGAGGATATCAAGGGATGGATGAGTGTAGTCGTGCAGATTTTAACAAGACCTCAACCTTATTTGAAGAGGATAGTTGCCCGGAGGAGATTAATCCAGTTGAAGAAGCATGGAAAAAGTTACGTTGTTGTCGGGAAGATCTAAAGTCGCATGTCACCTCAGAAATGAAAGAAGCTTCTCAGTTTCAAGCACTTGTTTCTGGGATGGCGGATCTAATCTCAGAAGCTGATCTGATGCTTGATTGCTGTCAACCTCTTCTAAGT GACTTCATTGAGATGCCGATGGTATCAAATGTGGAGCCAGACACCGCCTACTGGTCTGACAAGCAATTGGAGATGACATCAACAGCAGTGCAACATGGCCTTGGCTACTTTGCGAAAGAATCTGGTAAGTGTGGACCTAATTTTGGGTTAAAGAAGACGGTAGATTTAGCATGGAAGATGTTTGCCTGCACAACCAATACAACAGAACTTGGTAAGGTCCTTACACAGGACCTGACTGCAAGTCAGATTTCATGTGTTGGAAGAGGTTCAGAGAATGGGCCACCAAGAACTGTTATTTCTTCTAAAAG TGGAGTACAGGAGCATCTAAATAATACAATTCAGGGTTTAGTTCCTTCAAGACTGTTGTTGGCATTGAGAGGTTCTGCGTTCAGCGATTATGTATCTTCCCTTTGCCAGATTTCCAAATTTGAAGCTTCTCGGTTGTCAAATAATATTGATAAACCGACGAACCGACGCAG GGGGAGAGGGGCTCGACACTACCTGAGTGCTGGCCAACTGATGTTGTCTCCTGAAGATGTGTCATTACTGGCTCAACAAAACTGTTACGGCAACGTGTCAGGGGAATAA
- the LOC113356191 gene encoding uncharacterized protein LOC113356191 isoform X3, producing the protein MVRGRERGKEEEVPKKLLRRRNCALICVKLDSQAPDSGKEAAAAGTAEDGSSPLAAGKKSNRQAKEKLQGDASPCKVITPGSSKGKCRRQLMTKCPSDAAEGQTEHAEVPVIDLRLEAKLAAEENAKLFAGKQTHPFFSARKLDKRSQETVLATEPESKSCLVLPDDLHPPIHVFEKLQAQEDVLLNWTNWSFCDEALICSNNAPETASSSVFEGSVKPLSFNDFLTIPNFIETSPPKNDMSLNRCCHQAQMNSMYPVTTPTSAGLKAQERNEVDLSVECTDSVNNSFVEHHDGFSQERMPSYNICSGSQPDSSLWATKYQPRKASEVCGNGDSVKFLNEWLQYWRQKRPQANKNSALNDKVITLDSDCSSDENYSDAESVDEEGLKNVLLVTGPVGSGKSAAIYACAKEQGFEVIEVSASDWRNGAHVKQKFGEAMESHRFSKWSSEDSAGSQIKNILSVSSVQNGNSSDTLNTDIVEVISETCLEEPEIVEVERENLNICNRVTNKSLILFEDVDTIFDEDRGFISTIQQLAEKAKRPMILTCNSQDPVLPYQLDRLEVRFEVPSSEELLTCLQKICTAENADIPTLLLERFLGCCEGDIRKTIMLLQFWCQGIRNKKERELQLSYPLQLDLDAWHWVLPKVIPWGFPCQLSELVEKEIAKLFTTSRQSTSLLEIVEEEELSLEKMQDACEIGYDNETDSIVAKKQAMLSMNGSLHEGNGFSTQFNGVAEFSNSSGSPVAFTRRNAKKSQSTVFSSLSGDECTENIPATSHIMPNYPDDEMPGGDFCKYLADLTPVQTSVDVYTSQQHYFNGELSELNLLRYSETESQQMCDIFKSVDVSCVPESSYVAETEFNGVGCNSNTVCYGEASASFGAVSLNGANSFPCFSMDANNPDADKISDTIVRTANDRDAETAHEDEKTGDTHIEHWESPIRGYQGMDECSRADFNKTSTLFEEDSCPEEINPVEEAWKKLRCCREDLKSHVTSEMKEASQFQALVSGMADLISEADLMLDCCQPLLSDFIEMPMVSNVEPDTAYWSDKQLEMTSTAVQHGLGYFAKESGKCGPNFGLKKTVDLAWKMFACTTNTTELGKVLTQDLTASQISCVGRGSENGPPRTVISSKSGVQEHLNNTIQGLVPSRLLLALRGSAFSDYVSSLCQISKFEASRLSNNIDKPTNRRRGRGARHYLSAGQLMLSPEDVSLLAQQNCYGNVSGE; encoded by the exons ATGGTAAGAGGAAGAGAAAGGGGAAAGGAGGAGGAAGTGCCAAAAAAACTACTCCGAAGAAGAAA CTGTGCGTTGATCTGTGTCAAACTTGATTCACAGGCTCCTGATTCTGGAAAGGAGGCTGCAGCTGCTGGCACAGCAGAAGACGGGAGCTCTCCACTAGCTGCTG GTAAAAAGAGCAATAGGCAGGCAAAGGAGAAGTTGCAGGGGGATGCTTCCCCTTGTAAGGTCATAACACCTGGTAGCTCCAAGGGAAAATGCCGTCGACAGCTAATGACTAAATGCCCATCGGATGCTGCAGAGGGTCAAACTGAGCACGCTGAAGTACCAGTTATTGATCTAAGGTTGGAGGCAAAATTAGCTGCTGAG GAAAATGCAAAGCTTTTTGCCGGAAAACAAACTCATCCATTTTTTTCCGCACGGAAACTTGATAAAAGGTCTCAAGAGACTGTGTTGGCAACTGAACCGGAGAGTAAGTCGTGTTTGGTTCTGCCAGATGATCTTCATCCTCCAATTCATGTATTTGAGAAGCTACAG GCGCAGGAGGATGTCTTACTAAATTGGACGAATTGGTCATTTTGTGATGAAGCCTTGATATGTTCCAATAATGCTCCAGAAACCGCAAGTTCTTCAGTCTTTGAAGGCTCTGTGAAGCCCTTATCATTTAATGACTTTCTTACGATTCCAAATTTCATTGAGACCTCACCACCTAAGAATGATATGTCTTTGAATCGATGCTGTCATCAAGCACAAATGAATTCCATGTATCCGGTAACTACTCCGACTTCAGCTGGTTTGAAG GCTCAAGAGAGGAATGAAGTTGATTTGTCTGTGGAGTGTACAGATTCCGTAAATAACTCATTTGTTGAGCATCACGATGGGTTTTCTCAGGAAAG AATGCCATCATATAATATCTGTTCTGGTAGTCAGCCTGATAGTAGCTTATGGGCAACCAAATACCAACCACGAAAGGCTTCTGAG GTGTGTGGTAATGGTGACTCTGTGAAGTTTCTTAATGAGTGGCTGCAGTATTGGCGTCAAAAACGCCCTCAAGCCAACAAGAACTCTGCTCTTAATGATAAAGTTATTACTCTAGATAGCGATTGCAGCTCAGACGAGAACTATTCCGACGCAGAAAGTGTTGATGAAGAAGGACTTAAGAATGTTCTTTTAGTTACTGGACCAGTTGGG AGTGGGAAATCTGCTGCTATCTATGCGTGTGCCAAAGAGCAAGGGTTTGAAGTTATTGAG GTCAGCGCATCTGATTGGCGGAATGGAGCTCATGTGAAACAAAAATTTGGAGAAGCAATGGAGTCGCATCGTTTCTCAAAATG GTCGTCAGAGGATTCTGCAGGCTCACAGATAAAGAATATCTTATCTGTTTCCTCTGTTCAGAATGGCAACTCCTCAGATACTCTGAACACCGATATTGTTGAGGTGATTTCAGAAACATGCCTGGAAGAGCCAGAGATTGTAGAAGTAGAAAGGGAAAACTTAAATATCTGTAATCGGGTTACAAATAAGAGTCTGATTCTCTTTGAGGACGTGGATACTATTTTCGATGAAGATCGAGGTTTTATCTCTACAATACAACAACTTGCAGAAAAAGCAAAGCGTCCTATGATACTCACATGCAATA GTCAGGATCCTGTCCTGCCTTATCAGTTGGATAGACTAGAAGTGCGTTTTGAAGTTCCATCAAGCGAGGAACTTCTAACATGTTTACAGAAG ATCTGTACGGCAGAAAATGCAGACATTCCAACGTTGTTACTCGAGCGATTTCTTGGGTGCTGTGAAGGTGACATTCGGAAAACCATTATGCTGCTTCAGTTCTGGTGCCAGggtataagaaataaaaaag AAAGGGAACTCCAGCTGTCTTATCCGCTACAACTTGACCTTGATGCATGGCATTGGGTACTGCCGAAGGTAATACCTTGGGGCTTTCCTTGTCAACTATCAGAATTAGTGGAAAAGGAAATAGCCAAGTTGTTCACTACGTCGAGACAGAGTACCTCATTGCTGGAGATAGTAGAGGAAGAAGAGCTTAGCCTTGAGAAAATGCAGGATGCCTGTGAGATAGGTTATGACAATGAAACAGATAGTATTGTGGCTAAAAAACAAGCTATGTTAAGTATGAACGGATCTTTGCACGAAGGCAATGGTTTTTCCACTCAATTTAATGGTGTTGCTGAGTTTTCCAATTCCTCAGGATCCCCAGTTGCATTTACTCGGCGTAACGCAAAGAAAAGCCAAAGTACagtattttcttccctttctggTGATGAATGCACTGAAAATATTCCAGCAACTTCACATATAATGCCGAATTATCCTGATGATGAAATGCCAGGGGGTGATTTTTGTAAATACCTAGCTGATCTAACACCTGTCCAAACTTCCGTAGACGTATATACAAGCCAGCAACACTACTTCAACGGAGAACTATCAGAACTAAATTTGCTTAGATATTCTGAAACAGAAAGTCAACAGATGTGTGACATATTTAAATCAGTAGATGTATCGTGTGTGCCTGAATCTTCTTATGTTGCAGAGACTGAATTTAACGGAGTAGGGTGTAATTCCAATACAGTATGCTATGGCGAGGCTTCTGCTTCTTTCGGAGCAGTTTCTCTGAATGGTGCAAATTCATTTCCATGTTTTTCCATGGATGCTAACAACCCAGATGCAGATAAAATTTCTGATACCATAGTAAGAACTGCCAATGATAGAGACGCAGAAACAGCTCATGAAGATGAGAAAACAGGAGATACACATATTGAACACTGGGAGAGTCCAATCAGAGGATATCAAGGGATGGATGAGTGTAGTCGTGCAGATTTTAACAAGACCTCAACCTTATTTGAAGAGGATAGTTGCCCGGAGGAGATTAATCCAGTTGAAGAAGCATGGAAAAAGTTACGTTGTTGTCGGGAAGATCTAAAGTCGCATGTCACCTCAGAAATGAAAGAAGCTTCTCAGTTTCAAGCACTTGTTTCTGGGATGGCGGATCTAATCTCAGAAGCTGATCTGATGCTTGATTGCTGTCAACCTCTTCTAAGT GACTTCATTGAGATGCCGATGGTATCAAATGTGGAGCCAGACACCGCCTACTGGTCTGACAAGCAATTGGAGATGACATCAACAGCAGTGCAACATGGCCTTGGCTACTTTGCGAAAGAATCTGGTAAGTGTGGACCTAATTTTGGGTTAAAGAAGACGGTAGATTTAGCATGGAAGATGTTTGCCTGCACAACCAATACAACAGAACTTGGTAAGGTCCTTACACAGGACCTGACTGCAAGTCAGATTTCATGTGTTGGAAGAGGTTCAGAGAATGGGCCACCAAGAACTGTTATTTCTTCTAAAAG TGGAGTACAGGAGCATCTAAATAATACAATTCAGGGTTTAGTTCCTTCAAGACTGTTGTTGGCATTGAGAGGTTCTGCGTTCAGCGATTATGTATCTTCCCTTTGCCAGATTTCCAAATTTGAAGCTTCTCGGTTGTCAAATAATATTGATAAACCGACGAACCGACGCAG GGGGAGAGGGGCTCGACACTACCTGAGTGCTGGCCAACTGATGTTGTCTCCTGAAGATGTGTCATTACTGGCTCAACAAAACTGTTACGGCAACGTGTCAGGGGAATAA